Proteins from a genomic interval of Ferrovibrio terrae:
- a CDS encoding DUF1428 domain-containing protein: MSYVDGFLIPVPKKNLAAYMKMSKKAGKIWQEYGAVGYYECAGDDMNAAFGLPFPKQMKLKKGEVPVFSFIIYKSKAQRDKVNAKVMKDPRMEAMCPDPKKMPFDVKRMAFGGFKTMVQY, encoded by the coding sequence ATGAGTTATGTGGATGGTTTTCTGATCCCGGTGCCGAAGAAGAATCTGGCTGCCTACATGAAGATGTCGAAGAAGGCTGGCAAGATCTGGCAGGAATACGGCGCCGTTGGTTATTACGAATGCGCCGGCGATGACATGAATGCCGCCTTCGGCCTGCCCTTCCCCAAGCAGATGAAGCTGAAGAAGGGTGAAGTGCCGGTCTTCTCTTTCATCATCTACAAATCCAAGGCCCAGCGCGACAAGGTGAATGCCAAGGTCATGAAGGACCCGCGCATGGAGGCGATGTGCCCGGATCCGAAAAAGATGCCCTTTGACGTCAAGCGCATGGCTTTCGGCGGGTTCAAGACGATGGTTCAGTACTAA